The genomic stretch TGAAGATACATTGGTCAGAAAGTTGTACCATGTACAAAGAGACAGAAAATGTCTCCTAGTTTTGGATGACATTTGGGAAGTTGATCACTGGAATTGCTTAAGATGTCTCCTAGTTTTGGATGACATTTGGGAAGTTGATCACTGGAATTGCTTAAGGCGTGCCTTTCCCATTGTAGAGGCAGATAGCAAAGTTTTCCTCACAATCAGAAATCAAAACATTGCTTCCAGAGGATACGTCCACAATCTCAAGTGtttggatgaagatgaaggaTGGGAGCTCCTTCAAAAGATAGCATTCCCGAACAACTATTCACAAGGTTAGTTTGTAAAATtccttgttttattttattgattttgaatcttctttctctagttagtgacaaaataaaaaagtgtaatGATACTAAAGATATcattaatagtatatatttagcgaaaaagattattttgttaagtctaattttttttatagttttcatGATGACaagattgtttgaattttcttatgtaaatttcaagttgatctatatgtataaaatgctgttgaatagcaatttaaaatttatttcttgatacaaaatttgtttaaaacataaaaggaATCAAACATTTAGAAAGCCATACAAAGAAATGGATTCAGCAATATAAAGTTATGCTTTcagattttatttctattttttatttgttgaaagTATAGGACGAAATTCtcttgttttgatttgttttaattactatacatatttataagaaattcaaattttataatattttgaattaactNNNNNNNNNNNNNNNNNNNNNNNNNNNNNNNNNNNNNNNNNNNNNNNNNNNNNNNNNNNNNNNNNNNNNNNNNNNNNNNNNNNNNNNNNNNNNNNNNNNNNNNNNNNNNNNNNNNNNNNNNNNNNNNNNNNNNNNNNNNNNNNNNNNNNNNNNNNNNNNNNNNNNNNNNNNNNNNNNNNNNNNNNNNNNNNNNNNNNNNNNNNNNNNNNNNNNNNNNNNNNNNNNNNNNNNNNNNNNNNNNNNNNNNNNNNNNNNNNNNNNNNNNNNNTTTTTTGTATTTGGCTTGTTttaaagaagatgaagaaatagatatagaaaaactatatttactaTGGATGGCTGAAGGTATGATTTGTTCCGAAGATAAGGGAAGAGGAGAAAGTTTGAGAGATGTGGCAGAACGGTATTTATTCGAGCTAGCAAATACGTGTATGGTTGAAGTGGAAACAGACAAGTTGCCGCTATATAATAGATTTAAGTCATGCCGGCTTCATGATATGATACGAGATTTgtgtttgtcaaaagaaaaaaaaagaaggatttCTGGAGGTTATAGATAAAAAGATGGGAGGAGAAGAGTCTTCAATTTGTAAAACAAATAGATTGGCTATCCATATTGAGGGAGTGGATAACGATCTTAGTTACAGGATTGNNNNNNNNNNNNNNNNNNNNNNNNNNNNNNNNNNNNNNNNNNNNNNNNNNNNNNNNNNNNNNNNNNNNNNNNNNNNNNNNNNNNNNNNNNNNNNNNNNNNNNNNNNNNNNNNNNNNNNNNNNNNNNNNNNNNNNNNNNNCCAAAGGAATCGAAAAATTGAAGCTGTTGAAGCTATTGAGTCTCGAAAATAGTGGTGTGGAAGAATTGCCACCATCTATATGCAAGCTACCTTGTTTGCAGACATTGAAtgtgaaaaatacaattagattacctaattacatatacaaaaTGAGGCACTTGAGGCATCTATTTTTGGGATTTCTTCATGAGAGCGTTGGAggtgaaaaattgaaattggaaGGGTTGAATGAGTTGGAGATGATAACTGGGTTCAATAGTTTGGTTGATGACATCACTCATCTTCTTAAATTGCCGAAGCTCCGAGTATTGGAAggaagaattttttatgaagaatGTTTGCCAATGATTGTTGATCACATCTTAAATCATCAAGAATAATTTCGCGACGTAAACCTTAATATTTACATGGGTGTTAATATGGATTCGGAAGATGGCTCAACTCTTTTCAAAAGGTTGGTGATGTGTCACTCACTACATTACTTGAGTATTGCATATTGTCGAGTGAGCAAATTACCAACTTATGAAGTTCAACTATATCAAAATGTGATAGAATTGCAGCTTGTGGATACAAGGATTGAGGAAGACCCAATGAAAATACTAGAGAAGCTTCCCATGTTAAGAGTTCTTGGCTTAAGGCGCAATCCATATGTGGGCAGAGAGATGGTTTGTGAGGCAACTGGATTTCCTAAACTCAGAGAGCTTTCCTTGAATGATTTGCGGAATTTAGTAGAGTGGAGAATGGAGAAAGGAGTAATGCCCAATCTCTCTCATCTAGTTATtgcaaaatttagtaaattgaaGATGATTCCTGATGGATTGGAATTCATTAATACTCTAAAAACACtgattataattatgccaGAAGAGTTCGTGAAGAGGGTAGGAGAGGTGGATGGTGAAGGAGAAGATtatcacaaaatcaaacacataCCCTTTATTGACATTTATTCTTACGACTAACAATGGTGAGACAGTAGTAGTTACATTCCTCATCATCCTTTAATATTGTGTTCATGTGCTTTGGCCTCCATTGATTGTCAATTGATTCTTGTTATCTCTGTTTGAATCATACATGGCTTTTGAATCTGTTACATTTGTGTCTTTGGTTTTCCTTTTGATTTTTAGATCTCACCTTTTGTCGCTACTAGTAGGAATCACGTGCGTTGCACATGATACTTATAATCTTGACAAAATTTAGAAGTTTAAtttagcaaaaatataaaatacttcataaatgaatacatattattttaaaatttaataagcactttattaatgaaaggattttattcattaagtttaatgaatttgaaattttaataattactgtaaatatatttgatgagGATGCCACAAGGAGAGGGAGATTAGAATGTGGTGTTGCTGGTTGGTCGCATAGAAGATCACAGGTCAAGGGGGATAAAGAACATAAACAAGATCGCAGGGTGAGGTCATGAGATCGCATGTGACGCATTGTGGCTTGATGATGTCTCAAATCGGGCCCAGGGAACCCAGATCCGACCCGCAATACTCATCGACAGGTGTCCACTGAAGAAGCAGCTTACTCAGTGCAGGGGCGAGCGTGGAGCTGACACCTGTCCCGCCAGTAGGTCCCATCCTCCATTgtctataaatactccaagtCCCCACTGAGAGAAGGTACACTGTTTCTCCacacttatattttagatCGCCGAATTTTACCTTCGATCTCAGCATCTGACTTAGGCATCGGAGTATCATCGTCGGGACGATCCCGACTAGCTTTGTGTTTTGTTTCCAGATAACAGATCCAAATCGGTGACGTGGGAGGTCGAGCTCATTGATCAAGGTCAAAACGTGATCCAGGCGGATCAgtttggcgccgtctgtgggaacgattttggagataaaacaTAAACCCTAAAACATGAAAAGATTGGAAGGTGGTAGGCGGGCAAGTGAGGAGACCCCGAGGGCGGGGAATGAAAGGATAGTCCAACTTACACAAGGAGAATTACAACGAATGATGGAGGAGGCTAGTAGGAATGCCATCTTGGCATACGAAAGAAGAACACAACCTATTGAGAATGAAACGGCCAGACGAAGGATAGTACGTGAAAGAGAAACCGAGCGGGTTTCTGAAGGAATGAGTAGAAGAGCTCCCGAAAGGAGGCGTGCGGTCGCTCCTTCTGAAGTGGGGTCTAGTTCACAAATTGGATGGCGGAGACGGGAACCCGCGATCTCGAGAGCGGATGTTGATAATGTAGGTAGACAGATCCATCTGCTGGGGAATCAGATTGATGAATTGAAGCTGAGGGGAGAATTAGTCACTCAGAACAAGCACTCACTGTTCTGTAATAGGATTCTGAGTAAAGTTGTAaatgcaacttttaaaatgCCACATTTACAGAAGTATGACGGTTTGAAGAACCCGCAAGAGCATGTGTCCGCTTTTGATTTAGTGATGAATCTTTACGGACAAACGGAATCTATTAAAGCAAAACTGTTTGTGACAACCTTGACGGGGAAGGCGCAAGAGTGGTTTACAAGTTTGCCGGCGGGTAGTATTGAATCACACGAACAGTTGgtacaaaaattcattttttattttacgagcaaaagaaaacaaaagaggtCGCTCTATTCACCATCAGgcagaaagaaaatgagaccataaaaaatttcatggggAGATTTAATAACGAGACTCTGGAGGTCCAAGATTTAAGAATTGACATGATGGTGAGCATCCTTATTCACGGGTTGAAAAAAGGACCTTTTGCCTCTGCTCTGGCAAGAGACCCGCCGACCAATGTTGAAAAATTGATGCGCTTGGcgcaaaaatatattaacgaGGAGGAAATGAATGCGATGAAGGATGGAGAGTGGATGGGTAATGTAAGGACCCGCGAGCAGGATCATGGGAAAGATGGAAAGCAGGTAGATCGAGGTCAAGATCCTCCCTACCCACCGaaatatcacatatatacacCTTTGAATACAACCCGAACCAAGGCGCTATTGACTGTAGAAAAGTCTGATATACTGAAGTGGCCTCATCACACGGGGTTCACAGTAGCTAAGAAATTTTCTAGCAAGTATTGCAAATTTCATCGAGAGCGAGGACATGATACAGAAGAATGTTATCAGCTAAAAGATGAGATAGAGAGGTTAATTAGATAGGGTTATTTTAAGGAACTGGTGCTGAAATGTCGGGCAGACGACAATGTCATCAGAAGGAGTCGATCTAGGAGCCCCGATAGGAGGCAAGATAAAGGAAAAGGTGTGCTGAAAGGGGCTAATCCTGGAAATATTGCGCCTGTGAAAGGTGTAATTTAAACGATTGCAGGAGGACCAGAAGGGGGTGATTCTAGAAAATCCAGAAAGCGACAAAGCAGGAGTGACCAGAGAAGTCAGCTGATGGCAAACATTGAGCCGGAAGAAGAAATAACATTTGGGAACAAAGATAGGGCAGACAGAGTAGGACCGCAGAATGACCCGATGGTGGTCAAGTTAGACATTGCTCACTTCGTAGTGCATAAGGTTCTGATAGACAACGGAAGCTTGGCGGATATCATTTTGAAAGATGTGTTGGAGAAAATGGGACTGGAGAACGCTAGATTGGAACCGGTGCGGACTCCTTTGGTCGGGTTCGGGGGTAGCGAGATCGCATCCTTAGGTACCCTTGATTTGCCTGTTTCGATGGGAGATGAACCGCGAAGGAAAACCTTGATGTTCAAATTCCTAGTAGTGGATACCCCATTTGCATACAATGTAATCCTAGGAAGGCCGGCACTTAACTCCTTTCGAGCAGTAGTTTCCACTTATCATCTGAATATGAAATTCCCGACCAATGCAGGAGTGGGAGAAGTAATGTGTGATCAGGAAGAGGCAAGGAAATGTTATAATCTGTCCCTAAAAAGGGCGAAAATGCTAACAAGAGAAAGAGATTAGAGGTTTTTTAAGAAAGCGGTAGGGTACCTGACGAACATATTCAAAGAATACAGCCGATTGAAGGTCACAAAATAGTGGAAGTAATACCAGGTGACTCATCCAAAACCACCCGTATCGGGTCACAATTGGGCGAGCAGTTGGAAACCATGATGGTATCGTTGCTAAGAAAGAACGCTGATGTCTTCGCATGGAGCTCGTCTGATTTTGTGGGTGTGGCGCCAGAGTTGATTCTTCATCGGCTCAATGTAGACCCTACCATGCGACCTGTgcaacaaaaaaagagaaatttcagCATAGAGAAAAACCAGGTGATCAAAGACGAAGTGGAAAGGCTGTTGAACGCTGGGTACATTACCGAAGTCCAATATACAGATTGGTTATCCAACGTTGTTGTAGTTCCTAAACCAGGAGGGAAGTGGAGAGTTTGTATCGATTTCACGAACTTAAACAAGGCGTGCCCAAAGGATCCGTACCCACTTCCTCGAATTGATGCATTGGTGGACTCTACAGCAGGATATGAGCTATTCTCCATGATGGACGCTTATCAGGGCTACCATCAAATTTTCATGGCAGAAGAGGATCAGAGTAAGACTTCATTTGTTACTGAAAGGGGAATATATTGCTATAAGGTGATGCCCTTTGGGCTGAAGAATGCGGGGGCCACATACCAGTGGCTAGTGAATAAAATGTTTGAAGATCAGATTGGAAGAACTATGGAGGTTTATGTTGACGATATGCTGGTAAAGAGCTCGAGGTCGCAAGATCATATAGTTTATCTTGAACAAACTTTTGCGACGCTCAGGCAATTCAGAATGAAGTTGAATTCGATGAAACGCACCTTTGGAGTGACAGGGGAAAAATTCCTGGGGTACCTAGTCAGCGAGCAAGGTATTGAGATGAACCCTGAGAAGATAGAGGCAATACTGAAGCTAAAGTCGCCAACCACCATTAAAGAAGTCCAGAAACTTACCGGTAAGCTCGCATCCCTTAATCGTTTTATATCAAAATCCTCAGATAGAAATCTGCATTTCTTTAAAGTGTTGAGGaaaaccaaaaattttgagatctgcatttctttaaagtgttgaggaaaaccaaaaattttgagtgGACTGACGAGTGTGAGCGAGCATTTTAAGACCTAAAAACATACTTGCCCTCACCACCGCTGCTCACGAATCCGAAAGGAAATGAGGTGTTGTATGTGTATCTGGCTGTTTCAGACAATGCGGTTAGTTCAGCCTTGGTCAGAGAAGAAGATGGGGTGCAGAGTCCGATATACTATGTGAGCAAGATGTTGCAAGGGGCGGAGAAAAGGTATGCACAGATTGAGAAACTGGTACTTGCGCTTATTGTAACGGCCCGTAAACTGCGACCTTACTTCCAAGGTCATCGCGACGTAACCAATCTGATTTCTATCTGCTCCGTAACCAATCATCTGCTCCGTAATGTATTGGAGCGACTAGAGGCCTCGGGTAGGCTTGTGAAGTGGGAAGGTGTACTGGGGgaatttgatattgaatacCAAGCCCGGACGGCATTGAAAGGATAAGTATTGGCTGATTTCATGGTCGAGCTCGTCGGCGAGCCTGAGACCGAGCCCGAGCTGGATAAATGGATGTTGCATGTGGACGGATCCTCTAATGCGGGAAATGGAGGAATTGGGATATTGATACAGGGTTAGGAAAACGTGGAGATCGAGGTCGCAACACGAGTCTCTTTTCCACTCACTAATAATGAAGCTGAATATGAAGCTCTTATCATGAGTTTGGAGCTGTCGCTAGAAGCGGGAGCGAAAGATTTAGAAGTGTTCACAGATTCGTAGCTTGTTGCTTTACAGATAGAGGGCACTTACAAGACCAAAGAAGAGAGCATGATATTATACCACACCAAAGCGAAATCCATAATGTCCAAATTTAACAAGTGCCAGGTGCACCAAATTCCAAGACATGAAAATGACAGAGCCAATTCATTATCGAAGTTTGGCGCTACTCTGTCGGTAATTAGAAATCGCAAGATTATTGTGATGATCAAAGAGACATCCGCGATCACTGAGAGTATTGACGTTAATGCAGTAAATGAAAAGCCGTCATGGAAGGATGAGATCGTCCAATATTTGAAAGAAGGAAGTTTACCTGCTGACCCCATTGGTGCGCGAAGATTGAAGGCAAGAGCAGCTCGTTTTACGTTGGTTGATGAacaattatacaaaagaaCCATAGAAAGGCCTTTATTGAAATGTCTTGATCCGGAGAAAGCTGAATACATTATGAGGGAAATTAATGAAGGGAGTTGTGGAAATCACTCTAGGGGAAGGTCGCTAGCACAAAAAGTTATCAGACAAGGATATTTTTTGCCAACCCTAGTGGAAGACACGAAAGAGTTAGTCAAGAAGTGCGAGGCCTGTCAAAAATTTGCAGTACAGATTCACGCACCTGCGACCTATATGGAACCAGTTAAGATTGCTTGTCCCTTTGACCAATGGGGGATAGACATCTTAGGGCCTTTCCCCACTACGCGATCTCAGAAAAAACTCATTGTGGTAGCAGTTGTGGAGTATTTCTCCAAATGGGTAGAAGCAGAGGCTGTGGCTAAGGTGACGGAGGGGAACATGATCGAGTTCATATGAAAGAACATCATATGCCGATTTGAGGTCCctagaattttaatttcagataATGGCACCCAATTTCAAGGGAAGAAGATTACGAGTTGGTGTAAAGAGCTAAAAATTCAGCAGAACTTTACCGTAGCGGACACCCGCAGTCGAATGGACAGGTCGAGGTCGCTAACAGGATCATCCTTCAGCATTTGAAGACAAGACTAGATTCCAAAAGATCATGGTTGGACGAATTACCTGGGGTTTTGTGGGCATTCCGGACTACTCCTAGATCATCAATAGGTGAAACACCTTTTTGCCTTGTATTTGGTACTGAAGCTCTTATTCCTGCAGAGATAGGCGAGGAATCACATCGGGTGACTATGTACAATCCAATGACCAATCACGAGGAGCGCTTGCTGGACTTGGAACTAAacgaggaaaaaaaaagggaggtCGCGTACGCAAAAATGCTACATCATAAAAGCTTGATGATGAGGAGTTACAACAAAAGATTGAGGCCCAGACAATTCCAAGTTGGAGATCTTGTTTTGAAGAAGGTGGAGGTGTCGAAGCACGTGGGAAAGCTGGACCCAGGCTGGGAAGGACCCTATAAAGTTACAGAAATCAAACGAAGAGACACCTATCGCCTCTAGGATATGGAGGGTCGAGATCTACCCAGACCGTGGAATATCcaaaacttgaagaaatttTATGCGTAATTTTGAACCTGAAAAAGGTCATGTATCCATGTGAATAGAGATCATTTTTGTACCTGAGAAAGGTCTAGTTCGAGGCCGATGAAAGGTCATGTACATtgtatctgaaaaagatcgcTTGCATATCTAAATATCATGTTCTTTTTCCGCAACTTATTTTGTTAAGCATTTAGTTTATGTTTAATTCTggaatctgaaaaagatcacaAGATCTGGAAAAGATCATTCAATCTGAAAAAAGATCGTAGAATCTGCAAAAGATCACAAGATTTGAGAAAGATCAttcgatctgaaaaagatcgtagaatctgcaaaagatcacaagatctgagaaagatcatTCGATCTGGAAAAGATCGTAGGACCTGTAAATGATCATTCGATCTATAAAANNNNNNNNNNNNNNNNNNNNNNNNNNNNNNNNNNNNNNNNNNNNNNNNNNNNNNNNNNNNNNNNNNNNNNNNNNNNNNNNNNNNNNNNNNNNNNNNNNNNNNNNNNNNNNNNNNNNNNNNNNNNNNNNNNNNNNNNNNNNNNNNNNNNNNNNNNNNNNNNNNNNNNNNNNNNNNNNNNNNNNNNNNNNNNNNNNNNNNNNNNNNNNNNNNNNNNNNNNNNNNNNNNNNNNNNNNNNNNNNATAAGGTCAAGAGGTCAAGCTCATTCATCCATGGCTTCCACATCATCCATTAAGCTCGCGAACTTAGTGCCTTCAATCTGAGGAGATGGCTCTACAGGGTATGACTGGAAGTTTTCATCTACAAAGGGGTTGAGCCTGTTCTGATCGAACCCTTCAACAAATGCCTCCAATTTGTTGACTTGAGCCTTGCACTTTTTGAAGCCCTGCACCATGTACACACTCTCCTTGATCTCGACTGCAGTATCGAAGACCGGAGTCTTCAAGAAATCCCGTGCTCCTTCCAATCGAAGGTCGCGAGATCGAGCAGCGAACTCAGGAGAGTTTAAGAACTCCTCTCAGACCAGACCTTTGGCCCTCTTCACGCGCCCTAGCGACCTCAGCACCATGGGATTCCACGATCTCCCTCAGTCGAGCGACCTCCGCCTCGAGACCTGTCTTCACCACGTCAAGGTGCTGACGTTCCTCTCCCCATTCTTTCTCTTTCGCCCGGATGTCATTTCGGAGCTCGCGATATTTTTCTTGAGCCTCCCGGCGACGCTTGTGAAGGATGGTGCATTTGAGTGACAACGATCGCATGAACGACCCAGCCTGCAGAGATGGTACATCGGGTCAGAAGAGTAAAGAACTTGAGGTAAATACGGAGGTCGAAGCAATTACCTGCGCCAGGGCGTGGGCACCATACTGCTCCAATCGAGGGTAGGGGTAGGAGAGGAGTGCAGCCTGGTCGCGAGGTAGGTTGGTGTGCCTATAGATCTCGTAAGATTCCTGCCCGGCCTCGTTGTTCAGGATAGTGCTGTTGTCAGAAACTCTCCAGTTGGGTGCAAGTTGAGCTCCAGTCAGTTCGGCCGACTTTTGAGACTCCATGCGATGATTGGCCAGGGGCAGACAACTCCCACTCTTCGACCTCCTTtaaacatttcaaattttcatcctCAGCAGCTCGAGCAGCAGCAGCTTCCTCTTCGGATCGCCTGTGAAAGTGCGACCTCCCATGCTTGGACATAGAAGGCGATCTGTGCTTACGCTTCCGAGGGCGGCTAGGACCAGTAGCTTCGGCCTCGACCTGCGAGCCAACCATCTTGGTGCTGGGGGAAGCACCTCGAACTGGGTGAGGAGAAAGGTTGTGAAGATGGTCCTCCTCGTTGCCGATGTCAATTGGGGTGTCCGGCCATTGCATCTCAGCTGTTGGAGTGGCCGAAGTATCTGGGCCGGGTAGCTGAGGAGTGGTGCGACGTGGAGCCCGATCATGTGTAGGAGTGGGCTGTTGAGCTTGTTCACGAGCAGCTCACTCCTGGCGAGCTTGAGCATGTTGAGTTAGATGGCCCAACATAACTTTGGTCTCTGCAAATTTGCGACCTCAAAAAGTTAGCggaggaagaaaaaagaaaactagtAGAGAGGATAGTGAATCACCTAACGACCCGGTGATGGGTACAGAAGCACGAGATAGGCGCGCGAGACAGAAAATCTCTTCAATCAGtaacttttttgaaaaaaatgggTTAGAAGCGAGACTATTAATCAAATCCCGATCTAGACCCTCTCCTTCAGTAACCGGTTCGAGTTTCTCTACAGACCATTTGAGAGTGAATGGCCATTTTTGACCAGGTGGAGGTCGCACGAAGATGAAGCGATCCTTCCAAGGACCAGTGTTGGACTTAAGAGGCTCTAAATATCTACATTGTCTACGGAAGGTGAGGTAGAAAAAACCTCTATTGGCAGACCTAGTGGAAGTAGTAAAAGAATAGAGCGACCAAAAGTTATCAAAACTGGGGTCGAGATCGAAAGCTCGcattattatgacaaaaagtATGATGTGGCTAATGGAATTGGGGGACAACTGCATGGGTTTTAACCTTAATCCCCTAAGTATGCGAGCTACAGGGGGAGCTAAAGGCATTCGCAGACCGGCCTCAAAATGGCCAATCGATAAAGTACAGAAACCTCTAGGAGGTGTATGCATGCAATCAAAAGAACGGGGGATCAAGACCTCGAAATCATGCGGGATGAAGTACTTTTGCTTTATTTGGGAAATGGATTGTTTCACTTTACTCACAATACCAATCCAAAGGCTGTTATCTAATGCTTGTTGAAATGTAACGTGCCTAGGGGTCCCATCATCAGATGAGTTATTGGAGGGATTCGATCTAGACCTCGACCTAGACCTAGATCTAGACCTAGACCTGATCACTGAAGGTCCCTCTGGATGTTCCTCGTGCAAGGGAGAAGTtgcagaaatagaaaagaaaaagctcGAATTAATGGAAGACATGGTACCTTGTTAAAGATCGAGGAGGCAGGTCGCTGGGAATCTGGCAACGATCTCGAGGGCGGAGTGGTGGAGTAGGCGGATTTTGAAAAAGGGGGGTATATATAGACCACTGTATGGAAAGAGACGCACCCTTCCAGGATGAGCGGATGTACGGCACGTGGCGCTTCGAGGATGGAGCCGACCAATGGATTGCTGACACATGGCGTTTCATTGATGCGACGATTGGACTTATCGTAGCAAGACCTTTCAGTTACTGATCTTGGATGACGGTACATATTCAAGGCTTCAACCCTCGATTATCAAATTGCATCAAACACGCGACCCTGCGAGGACTTCTTTCGACCCAAATTGGAAGAGATATGCTTCTCCCcaatgtaataaattacatttgaaagaaattatgatgAGGATGCCACAAGGAGAGGAAGATTAGAATGTGGTGTTGCCGGTTGGTCACATAGAAGATTGCAGGTCGAGGGGGATAAAGAACATAAACAAGGTCGCAGGGTGAGGTCATGAGATCGCATGTGACACATTGTGGCTTGATGACGTCTCAAATCGAGCCCAGGGAACCCAGATCCGACCCACAATACTCATCGGACAGGTGTCCACTAAAGAAGCAGCTTAGTCACTGCAGGGGCGAGCATGGAGCTGACACCTATCCCGCAAGTGGCTCCCATCCTCCATTgtctataaatactccaagtTCCCACTGAGAGAAGGTACCCTGTTTCTCCGCACTTATATTTTAGATCGCCGAATTTTACCTTCGATCTCAGCATCTGACTTAGGCATCGGAGTTTCGTTGTCGGGACGATCCCGACtagctttgtattttatttccaaataaCAGATCCAAATCGGTGATGTGGGAGGTCGAGATCATTGATCAAGGTCAAACGTGATCGAGGCGGATCAATattcaatgaaaattgaaaagttaaTTAACAATAGAACTCATTAAGTTGTCATGTAAACATATGGTTCCATTATTCATTTGCtagtttgattttgttggaGGAGAAATCCTCTTGCCTGGCTTCATGAGtttattgagtttttttttatata from Sesamum indicum cultivar Zhongzhi No. 13 unplaced genomic scaffold, S_indicum_v1.0 scaffold00260, whole genome shotgun sequence encodes the following:
- the LOC110011434 gene encoding LOW QUALITY PROTEIN: disease resistance RPP8-like protein 3 (The sequence of the model RefSeq protein was modified relative to this genomic sequence to represent the inferred CDS: inserted 1 base in 1 codon; deleted 1 base in 1 codon; substituted 1 base at 1 genomic stop codon); this encodes MVDSVTTIALETLRDLLIEEAKFLSSVGGEVEEVRRQLNIMDCFLKDANRRQDRYNSQTVQNWIAELRDLSIQAENVLERYVIEVVSKRKGKGLKMVLKIFTCILSEWSRNHQIVEDIKDIKSRMSDLTKQSESMSVGDNSSRLVDDTDRSRRTYGHEAEKYFVGXKEDIKQLESVLTTDDKXNGVISICGMGGLGKTTLATKIYNGEAVERCFKYRAWVCVSQQFQPRTTFQRLLKQLLLNESEEQDEDTLVRKLYHVQRDRKCLLVLDDIWEVDHWNCLRCLLVLDDIWEVDHWNCLRRAFPIVEADSKVFLTIRNQNIASRGYVHNLKCLDEDEGWELLQKIAFPNNYSQVYLACFKEDEEIDIEKLYLLWMAEGMICSEDKGRGESLRDVAERYLFELANTCMVEVETDKLPLYNRFKSCRLHDMIRDLCLSKKKKEGFLELVDTRIEEDPMKILEKLPMLRVLGLRRNPYVGREMVCEATGFPKLRELSLNDLRNLVEWRMEKGVMPNLSHLVIAKFSKLKMIPDGLEFINTLKTLIIIMPEEFVKRVGEVDGEGEDYHKIKHIPFIDIYSYD
- the LOC110011435 gene encoding uncharacterized protein LOC110011435; the encoded protein is MVSLLRKNADVFAWSSSDFVGVAPELILHRLNVDPTMRPVQQKKRNFSIEKNQVIKDEVERLLNAGYITEVQYTDWLSNVVVVPKPGGKWRVCIDFTNLNKACPKDPYPLPRIDALVDSTAGYELFSMMDAYQGYHQIFMAEEDQSKTSFVTERGIYCYKVMPFGLKNAGATYQWLVNKMFEDQIGRTMEVYVDDMLVKSSRSQDHIVYLEQTFATLRQFRMKLNSMKRTFGVTGEKFLGYLVSEQGIEMNPEKIEAILKLKSPTTIKEVQKLTDNAVSSALVREEDGVQSPIYYVSKMLQGAEKRYAQIEKLIEGTYKTKEESMILYHTKAKSIMSKFNKCQVHQIPRHENDRANSLSKFGATLSVIRNRKIIVMIKETSAITESIDVNAVNEKPSWKDEIVQYLKEGSLPADPIGARRLKARAARFTLVDEQLYKRTIERPLLKCLDPEKAEYIMREINEGSCGNHSRGRSLAQKVIRQGYFLPTLVEDTKELVKKCEACQKFAVQIHAPATYMEPVKIACPFDQWGIDILGPFPTTRSQKKLIVVAVVEYFSKWVEAEAVAKVEVANRIILQHLKTRLDSKRSWLDELPGVLWAFRTTPRSSIGETPFCLVFGTEALIPAEIGEESHRVTMYNPMTNHEERLLDLELNEEKKREVAYAKMLHHKSLMMRSYNKRLRPRQFQVGDLVLKKVEVSKHVGKLDPGWEGPYKVTEIKRRDTYRL